In Spirochaetota bacterium, one genomic interval encodes:
- a CDS encoding nitroreductase family protein has protein sequence MPTIIVNKEKCKKDKLCVMECPMKIITVDNDGIPQTLSNAETLCIECGHCVAVCPHGALSLTTLPSSACKAIVHNWNPGAEVIENYFKARRSIRRFKKDDVEREKLIKLIEITAYAPSGHNSRTVEYIVFTQRDRIEELITHVVDWMRIMLKNSPDIAHAFHFDMITKAWEEGIDVITHSAPVVIIAHGQKSNPNTSTSCTIALAHMELIAPSLGLGCCWAGYISWCALVYSPLKKALNLPEGDAVYGTMLVGYPKVTYYRVPERSAKVQWR, from the coding sequence ATGCCAACAATTATTGTGAATAAGGAAAAATGCAAAAAGGATAAATTATGTGTTATGGAATGTCCCATGAAGATCATTACAGTGGATAATGATGGCATTCCTCAGACACTGAGCAATGCGGAAACTTTATGTATTGAATGCGGTCATTGTGTTGCAGTATGCCCTCACGGTGCATTGAGCTTAACAACACTGCCATCAAGTGCATGCAAAGCTATTGTGCATAACTGGAATCCAGGAGCAGAAGTAATCGAAAATTATTTTAAAGCTCGACGCTCCATACGAAGATTTAAAAAAGATGATGTAGAAAGAGAAAAACTTATAAAACTCATTGAAATAACTGCCTATGCACCTTCAGGCCATAATTCACGTACTGTTGAATACATCGTTTTTACTCAGAGGGATAGAATTGAAGAGCTGATAACTCATGTGGTTGATTGGATGCGCATAATGTTAAAAAACTCTCCTGATATTGCTCATGCCTTTCATTTTGACATGATTACAAAAGCATGGGAAGAAGGCATAGATGTTATCACTCATTCAGCACCAGTTGTGATTATTGCTCATGGCCAAAAATCAAATCCCAACACATCAACATCATGTACCATTGCGCTTGCACACATGGAATTAATTGCTCCATCGCTTGGGCTAGGCTGTTGCTGGGCAGGATATATTAGCTGGTGTGCATTAGTGTATTCCCCATTAAAAAAAGCACTTAATCTTCCTGAAGGAGATGCAGTATATGGGACAATGTTGGTGGGATACCCAAAGGTTACATATTATAGAGTTCCTGAAAGGAGTGCAAAAGTACAATGGCGATAG